In Palaemon carinicauda isolate YSFRI2023 chromosome 28, ASM3689809v2, whole genome shotgun sequence, the sequence TGCTTCCTTAAAGAGTCCAACAACTTAGTTTGAAAGATCTTAATTATTGAAAGTTTTATTTGTTAGCTTGGAGATGTTATAGCGAGAACACTGTATGAATATTACTGACATTACATTTAATTCTTACTGTCCCCCactcaaagaaaaataaacatatatatattctatagaaaaaagtagttttttcttaggttatattgccctgtaatacagtacaacaataccatatataaacaaacacacacacacacacatacacacacacacacacacatatatatatatatatatatatatatatatatatatatatatatatatatatatatatatatatatagatatatatatatatatatatatatatatatatatatatatatatatatatctatatatatatatatatatatatatatatatatatatatatatatatatatatatatatatatatatatatatatatatatatatatattaacatacataacaATTTTCTGATTATTTGGTAGCTCTTCTGTAAATGTTTAGAGATATTAAAGAGAGAGCCGGATAAATATAGAACTtttgtatgtgaaaaaaaaatccacaaatataGCTAGATTGAGGTTATTTTTTTACACAccgttttatttgctttttatatattatatgttttatataatatcTTACAGTGCTTCGTAATATCGTAAGGAAAAGGACTATAACGTCTTTAGGTGATCTTATCAAATCAATCGGTATCAAAATAGTGTAGTCTAGCATCTATAATGTTATAGAAAATGAGCTAATCTTGTTATAGAAAATGACTTTTATACTTTCTAACTATATCTAATATAAAGCTACAATACCCTGTACGCAGGTGGCCCCCTCCATAtccctcctacacacacacacacacacacacacacacacacacacacacacacacacacacacacacacacacacacattctctctctctctctctctctctctctctctctctctctctctctctctctctctctctctctctctctctctcagaggcatGTAGTCACATCTTTCACACACTTCTTAAATGCTTATTTCACTGATACTAAAcagtttttgtaaatctttgatgAACTTGctcaatttttttctgaattttacgTTTTTAGCATATTGTTTTATACGtaacatttttattacattttgtatcATAGTGTGTTACTCATTGTACTTTTGAATTATATAAATTGCGTGTTACTTTTTATTGCAACTTATATTTCACTATGTCTCTATTCACGTTTAATAATGGATTATGTTACCGACAGAGAGCCACAGTGCAATACACACCGTAAACAGTGTTTCTTAACCCTAGAGACCTATCTTCGTGATCTCCCTAATCCAAGGCAAATACGTAGCGATGTCCATGTACACAGCGGGCTTCCCTGGCTGAGCGCAGCCCTGTCGCCAAGACATCACTGCTACAGGCACTGAGTTACAGACAAGAGGTCCACCGTTGTCACCCTGGGGACAAAATATAAACAGTTATGTGAATTATCCAATAGTGTATGGGACGGGATTGTCTTGTGAATCTTAGCGTCCAAATTTTGAATATAAGGGAATTGGTAATTCTTCAAGGAGCTTATTATGCGAGGATATTATTTTTTGAAAGTTCAGAGGAAAGTTTTTAAAGAGTAATAAAAAGTTTTAAAGGGAATTTTCCCATTAAAGAATCATAGTCTAAAATGTTGAGTGTGAATTTGAATTGAAAAAGGCCATTTGTACTATCACATGCCAATAATGATACAGAATAATCTTGAAATGGTTTAGAGGGAGTGTTTAGGGAAGGTAAATAAATACATAGGAAATTAACTTAGATCTAATGTTTCCAGACTTTGAATATAAACATGGATTTGCATTGATGGCGGTGTACTTTAGTTACAATTAAAGATCTGAATATGGAAAAATAGACGAGTTGAAATAATGCTAGAGATGAATTAAATCACTAtataaggcctatatatatatatatatatgtatatatatatatatatatatatatatatatatatatatatatatatatatatatatatatatatatatatatatattgcagagatATATCTCTTAAATTCCGGGAAGTAGCGTAcagtaaaacttaaaaaaagaaaagaaaaaacaaaaatgcatCATCCCGGAGAACCTTCAGATTCAGAGGATAGATTTCAATAGCAGATGCAATAAATTCACGGACAATAATCTAATATTTAGGGAGAAAGACTTAAATCCAATATATTAGATTAGTCTGGACAATAGAGTTTTATAGACGTATAGTTGAAGTTACATAGGTTAAGCTTATTTCTCTGTCCCTGAAACAATTAACAAAACTCCTTACTATTATATGCCAAGAGAAAGAAAGTAAAGAATTGTTTATCAGCATGAAACCTCATTATTAAAAACTCTCAGATCTCAAGACCACTGACACTTACCACGCATGCGCCGACGCCATCTTGCCCAGCGCAGATGTCCCCTTCTCCAAGTACCGTCGAATAAGCTGCGTTGCAATTTTCCTTCGGCAATATTGGAACAGATGTATATTTCAACGAATTAGTCCCAGGAGCATTGTCTCGAAGAGGTCCCCATCCTGGTTCGTGGCACAGACCTAAGAGTAAAATGTCTAATAAGAATATCAGAAGATGGTGTACAGTAATGTCAGAAATTAGCAAGATTATATGCAAGATGGACTCTGAAGGCATAAATGTTCAGCAAGTATTTCTAACCCGGAATACACCATTGAAGATTAAGATTATGAAAGACTATTGTATTTCacttgtgtattttttttaaatagaagaataaatgttagaatattctttaaaaAACTGTTTCAATATACTTTTAGGACTGAGGTAGTTATCCATTCCTTAAAAGGATGAAACAAACTATCTCTGTCGTaactaaaaaagaataattatactaACCCTTACgtattatattcttattttcacaGATATGTCAATCCTTTATGTAGAAACTTAGTGCATTCATCATCTTTCTGATTTTACTACCACCACACGTAAAATAATCAAATATGAGCAGTCAATATTATCCAGAAATAGATAATAAAACAACCCTTCCTTTCGGGGATTTGAAGAACTGACCTGTGATTTACCAGGTCAAGCCTAATAAACAGTATCAGCTCTGACCTGGTAAATCACAAGTCATAGGTTCAGGTTCCCAGATAGGTGTTTcgtcttaaaatgttttacttatcatgttgtttatttatttccccatttcctttcctcactgtgctatttttttcttgttggagctttagtggttatagcatcctgctttcccagttaggattgtagattaggtgataataataataataataataataataataataataataataataataataataataataataataataataataataataataataatgataataataataataattctcacctGCCTACCAATAGTGTGGAAGTTACTAACAACTATCATCAGTGAAAGGCTATACAACTACCTAGAGGAGATAAACACTATCCCCCACCAACAGAAAGGCTGCAGAAGGGGGTGTAGGGGCACAAAAGACTAGCTCCTGATAGACAAAAGAGTAATGAAGAACAGttggagaaggaaaaccaacctaagcATGGCATGGATTGACTATGAGAAAACCTTCGGCATGATAACACACACATGGCTGATAGAATACCTGAAAATATATGGGGGAGAGGAGAACAccattggcttcctcaaaaatacaatgcGCAACTGGAATATAGTACTTACAAGCTTTGGAATAAGATTACCAGAGGTTAATATCGGGAGAGGGATCTTCCAGGACGATTCACTGTCCCCCACTACTCTCTGTAGTAGCCACGATTCCCATGACGAAAGTTCTGCAGAAGATGGATGCTGGGTACCAACTCAAGAAAAGAGGCAACAGAACTAGCCATCTGATGTTCATGGACGTCATCAAGTTGTATGGTAAGAACATCAAGGAAATAGATATCTTAATCCAGACTGTAAGGACTGTATCTGGGGACATCAGGACGGAGTTCGGGATAAAAAATATGCCCTAGTCAGCACACAAAAGGGCCAAGTAACAGGGCctgaagggataaagctaccagttgggagcaacatcaaacacatagaCGAAATGGGATACAAATACCTGGGAATAATGGAAGGAGgggatataaaacaccaagagacCATAGGCgatactcaagtcaaaactcaacgccggaaaaatgataaaagccataaacacatggtcagtaccagtaatcagatacagcgcaggaatagtcgaatggacgaaggcagaactccacagcatagaccagaaaactaggaaatatatgacaatacacaaagcactacacccaagagcaaatacggaCAGACTATACTTGACAAGAAAGGAAGGAGGGAGATGACTGctaagtatagaggactgcgtcaacatcgaaaaTAGAGTACAGGGGCAATATCTAAAAATcagtgaagacgagtggctcaagagtgcatgggaagaaagactgataaaagtagacgaagacacagaaatataCAGACAGGAGAATGTCAAGCAGAACAGAGAACTGGCACAGcaaaccaatgcacggacaatacGTGAGgcagactaaagaactagccagtgATGACACGTAGCAATGGCTACTGAAGGGAGAgcttaagaaggaaactgaaggaatgataacggcggcacaagatcaggccctaagaaccagatatgATCAAAGAACTATAGaagaaataacatctctcccatatgtaggaattgcaatacgaacaatgaaaccataaaccacatagcaagcgaatgtgcggcacttgcacagaaccagtacaaaaataggcatgattcagtggcaaaagccctccactggagcctgcgcaagaaacatcagctaccttgcagtaataagtgttacgagcaccaacctgagggagtgatagaaaatgatcaggcaaagatcctctgggactatggtatcaaAACAGCTAGGGTGATACGTGCAAATAGACCAGAcatgacgttgattgacaaaatcaagaagaaagtatcattTATTGAtatcgcagtaccatgggacttcAGAGTTGAAGAAAAAGAGATCAGTATcgagacctgaaaatagaaataagaaggatatgggatatgccagtggaaattgtacccattaTCATAGGAACActagatccctgaaaaggaatctagaaaaactagaggctgaagtagctccaggactcatgcagaagagtgtaaTCCTACGAACGgagcacataataagaaaagtgatggactcctaaggaggtaggatgcaacccggaaccctacactataattaaatagtaaaaatgaaaataataataataataataataataataatattaataataataacaataataataataataataataataataataataataataataataataataataataataataataccacccagTGGAAAGACTGTgataaaaaaagaatgataataaggctatggaatatgcaaggagaagtggtgccaataaaataatcataagagcactagggaccatacctaagtcattggaAAGGAATCTTCAGAATGTAGGAGCCAATATAtccccaggacttgtgcaaaagagcgtgctacttgaaatagCACATACTCGTATAGTGAAGAAAgtaatggattcctaaggaagcaggATGCAACCCAGAATCCCacgctataaaccaccagtctctgtagactgtgatgaACAAAATGAacataataatgacgataatatacACCACTACTAAGTATTTTACCTGTAAAGTTGCTAAAAGGTAAGTCGGGCAAGCGGGCGATGCTTATGAAATCATTTTCGGTAACAGCTTCAGCCAAGCGGACGAGACCCATGTCGTGTTTGTAAGGTTTCGTATGGCTGGCCAAGGAGAGATAAATTATGAAATGAGCTGCATTGATTtataatataatacattatattgtATGAAGGCAAATGTATGATTTGGTGTTTCGGCCACCGTGAAACTCAGAGGTCAACATTTGTGCAAGGAAAGAtggcgatatttttttttctttctttaacggAAACTAGTTAGGGAAGTCTTTGCAAAATTTTAACGAAAACAAGAAGTTAGTGGAAGACTttgaaaaacagaaagaaaataaagaagatagATGTAATACGAATCATTAAATTATTGTGAAAATTGATATACAGTGAAAGGAAcattttgaatgaaaatacaaattttaaGTAAAGAAACTGACTACACTTACTAGCCATATTCAGGATGCTTAAAATACTCCTCAACTCGAATCCTTTTCCCAGTTTCTTGAAGGTAACCGATTTCCTTCTCCCCCACAACAACCTGTCGAAGGAGGTAAATGGATCCTAATTAGGAATTTGTTACAAGCGAAGGGAACAGTTGAGATGTGCTTATGATTAAGGGACGTGCCACATTTCCTATACCGCAGGCCATTCTTTAATCCAAGGTTGCTTAATATACAGCAAGGTATGGCAACGCCAGTATTAACAAATGACAGCTTTAATCTAAATCATTTGTAGCTGGACCATAATCACCCTCGCAATGTGtgttgaaaataagaaaacaatatgCAAATGTCACAACAGTATCATCATTTAAAATAAGACGCGAGAAAAAAACAATATCTATCAAATCATACTTAAGGAAGAGGCAAACTTTTAACTGTATCCAAGAGCGAATACACCTCAGTACAGAAGCAATCATTGCAACCTGGATATAGCATGGTTCAATTACTCATGATGTAAATATACCTTTGTGTAAACATCTGAtgataatttagttttaaataaAAGCTTGATTGTTACTGGTCGAGCAAAATACCCGAGGAAAAGACTCCACttaaattaatattatgattactatcataagctatatgccctttcttcaTTATGAGAATGATTCTGATGAGGACAAGAGAAGGTCAGTTTGGTTTCATGAAACGGGCCTAATCCTTCCTACCTCTCCAGGGAATTGAACATGGGTGATTATCACTAGGGGGTAAGTATGGCGAGAAGATTATGACGAAAGATAATCATGATATGATCGAAAATAAAAGATCACTGGAAATAAACATAGAAGGTTCTGCTAGGGTAAATTTTGACTTTTCATTTCAACGGGGTAAAGCAATATTATGGAAATTTTTAGTAAATGGGCTCATCCTCGCTTTAGGAGTAATCTAAGTAAATAAATGATCGAGATAAACATACCACAAGATCCTCAGGTCTCTCTGAATCCAGACAGTGAGCTGCTGTGAGAATCCAGGTGGGCGAGATCAACATTCCACCGCACAGGTGCAGTATTGTGTTGTGGTGATTCGTCACCTGGATACTGGTGACGTAAGGGAATTCCTCAGCTGAAATAAGTAAAgatcaaccttattattattattattattattattattattattattattattattattattattattgttgttgttgttattataagctaaactacaaccctagttggagtagTATCCTGCTGTAACCCCtttaaggggtccaacagggaaaactaccccagtgaggagaggaaataaggaaaagtaaccTTACATAAAGGATTGTTATTTTCCTACAAATCAAATCATAACTTATATTAGAATCTTGAAGTTGAATTGCACTGAGTATGATGAGCTTggtatcaaaatcattattaatgTCATTAATAATAGAATTTAACGTGACATTAAGTGGTGGAATTTCATTTGATGTAGAGTTAAATGTGGTGTTTGGAGATTAAATATGAATGTTTGTATTGTGAATATAACTATTTCATGTTTCTTAACTTAAGTTCACATTAATGTATCGTTATATTGTGTCTTGAGAATGTAACAAAAATGTTAGAGAAGTATTTTTCCAAAAGCTGAGAAATAAAATCACTAACACTTtcgaaacattttattttaacatttttttttaatacgtaATATTATATTATTGAGTTCCCCTTAATAAAAAGACATTGTTTAGATTAAAAAGAGACGAATGAGCTGTATACCCTGTCTGTAATTTGGGGAGAGTCCAAAGGTCCACGACAAGCCTCTTATCCCTTTCAACATCTCGCCATAAATCTAGTCTGTTCAAAACCCATAATTGCAAAAGTAGAGTATAAAAGTTAAGACGACGCATGATTGGCTTAATATTACAaagctagtgtaagcgacccgtcaaaaatgacgtctagatatttaagtatgcacacacacgtacacgctcatattcaaccattcccaccctccCTCTTACCAAACTACATCCCGCTGGTTCGACTATTTGTgggagagtggtttccgagtgtacctctcggggtaacccctctcaacagggtatggctaTTCCTTCTCCCCCATGACCGTGAAAGGAAAAAGAGAGATTAGTGAGCACAAGAGAAAGTGAATAGCCGCGATGAGATTTTATTTACAGCTAAGATGATCAATAATAGTGACATCACCGCTTTCATGATTCCGTTTAAATTACTCTTCACAATTATTCATTTAGATATAATGTCTAAATTACTCTAAAGCAGGTTAAAGAGAGTTAGAGTCTTATCTGGGCACTGAAAGACTAAAGAATTGTTGAAAAAGTTAGACAGCTGAGTGAAGGAGACAGGAGTCAATGGGCGTAGCATAAAATGATCGACAATGACTACAGTATGCCGCGTAAGTCCCAATGTAGGCGATAGGATCACGAAAATTATTCAGTTCTAATTTACTTTACTTACTGGGAGTTGGCGAACTTAGTGGTGGTTCTATAGTCGTGgctgaaaaaaatgaatatattttcagaacaaacagtaaaagaaataaatataatttcagaacaaacagtaaaaaataaaaatattctaagaaacaaCCAGTAAAAAATAGATACATTTTCAGAGCAAACagcaaaaaataaacatattatcagaacaaacagtaaaaaaaaaaaaaaaaaaaaaaaaaaaaaaaaaaattcagaacaaAGTATAAGAATGAATAAATTTGCAAAATAAACAGTATTATATTTAGGAAACATAAAATTACACTATCATTTGATATATTGTtacaaatacttttcgttttagctTACCTGGGGTTGTTACAGTAGTTGTTGTAACTGTAAAGAaaaagtttgttttattattatttatttatcgctTAAGATAAAAAGACATTGTAGActtttgataattgttgaaattGGTGCTTATTAAAATCAGTTTTCATTGAAATATCATAAAATGTTTCCCTGAGTAATTTTTCAATGTATTTGGTATTTACAAAAATGTATATTACATCTAttacatgtgtatacacatatataaagtctctctctctctctctctctctctctctctctctctctctctctctctctctctctctctctctatatatatatatatatatatatatatagatatatatatatatacatatatatatgtatatatatacacacatatatatgtttgtatatatatatatgtatatatatgtacatatctatatactcacacacacacacacacacacacacacacatatatatatatatatatatatatatatatatatatatatatatatatatatatgtgtatatatatacatatatatatgtgtgtgtgtatgtagaagaGAATGAACTTGGCAACCAAAATCATAAAAACACAATGTTAATCATTTAGTACTAAAAAACACACATATCTAGCTTACTAGTAATCGGTGGTACAGTGTTGACTGTTCCTGGAACGATAAGAGAAAGACATGTTATCAgattataaaatttttcattataaatacAATCATGAACTCAAATGCCTCAGAAGCTCCTACTGGACTGTAACAAATACAATGAAAATACAAATGCTAAGACATTTTTGGGAGGTTGTGAGTTTGTGTAAAATTCAAGATGAACGGCGCAATGTGTATGAATGTGCTCAACAAGTTGATGATGATCTTTCTATGTCACAGGGGGTTGTTAATAGccatttgaatattcttttttttttttttttttttttttagcaagtggCAAGGATTGTAATAACTTTTTGGATATGAGGTCGTATTTTGGGCTACTAATCATGAATACAAAGATGtatataaaatttcaatatatcaaCATTTTACTTGCTATATAGTAATATTGTGATTAATACAGAATTTAAATTTGGTAGAACAGTATTGTGGAAGTTCTTATTACAGGATCTCATCCTTGGATTTATGAGTTAAATGGTGAATGGGAAAAAATATaagtagaaaaattgaaaaagGTAAAGAGAGCGTTGATAACTTTTTAACTAGTGAAATGGCgagagaaaataatatatttagcaTGAAGTTTCAGCCGAAAAAAACTgacgtcaatgagagagagagagagagagagagagagagagagagagagagagagagagagagagagagagagagaaacgtgacATATGACAATATGTTGTAACTCTGCGTGTCTGGAACACAACTGAAAAATAGTTATTCAGAACTTAATTACGATGCCGATTCCAAGTTATTAGTCCATGATAGCTCTCATTTTGGAATTATGCTGTCTCGCTTCAAGCTATGATAGGACTGAGACAAACCAAGCTCTTTGTGATTTAAAACTGGAAATATTGTCCATAGGCGTACGAGACAGGGAGGGGGGTGGCTGAGTGGGTGGG encodes:
- the LOC137622029 gene encoding trypsin-3-like — its product is MSIPIAALQQELLSFQLLQYHILMPSLLISKSASDCEGCPSLVENRRAAALSNHLAINHLSHMIIGYLRDFQPSLKPNTEGEVCQFENNCKPGNRSINETVNTVPPITRTVNTVPPITITTTTVTTPATTIEPPLSSPTPTEEFPYVTSIQVTNHHNTILHLCGGMLISPTWILTAAHCLDSERPEDLVVVVGEKEIGYLQETGKRIRVEEYFKHPEYGYHTKPYKHDMGLVRLAEAVTENDFISIARLPDLPFSNFTGLCHEPGWGPLRDNAPGTNSLKYTSVPILPKENCNAAYSTVLGEGDICAGQDGVGACVGDNGGPLVCNSVPVAVMSWRQGCAQPGKPAVYMDIATYLPWIREITKIGL